One genomic segment of Flavobacteriaceae bacterium includes these proteins:
- a CDS encoding peptidoglycan DD-metalloendopeptidase family protein, producing the protein MKMKKTSCIKIGVFVFSLSLFLWNCIREDFMNPQNTVTSNKLKYSLTKITYRELLADKEIKPSLPLIERRFSKHSLQSIYSRSATEVAAGLTIFTDEINRIVIDDVITWTFQTESPVLETSDFENFLVKKHNGVFTYFLVSYEFTDLTDSETLYEKATSYVISEEYLSLEGLNLSSRDAFDWVFPNDGGGTGSGPCDGILVYDRCNLGGNADGHWPVLQNDGFTYCSGSPLLYIDFSHCENYGVPDSPVGGPLGGDDGSGGDQLIGGGSGGGSSGGDGDTTLTAPVELADPRCPEGSGKVMINEVCVCPPDTNKVEDADGNCVCPEGKIETYQGVCVDIPCEGDPVPNPEIAPQYGPSGTQGAMFGNASSGGCKRYGGNHCTTLRNKKHDGLDIKNAIGNPVHVMYDGFIYSTGYSDDLGYYITIQSTVNGNTILITYAHMQKDNRITHTSGTPLVYVKAGDIMGYQGDTGNIKGAIARDDVDPHVHIEVRKHDGSDSWNYKNNFNVVDPRAYLSTVIDNQGISQPNTNCN; encoded by the coding sequence ATGAAAATGAAAAAAACTTCATGTATCAAAATCGGGGTATTCGTCTTTAGTCTATCTTTGTTCTTATGGAACTGTATCCGAGAAGACTTTATGAATCCTCAAAACACCGTTACCTCTAACAAGCTCAAGTATTCCTTAACGAAAATAACTTACCGGGAACTACTTGCAGACAAGGAAATAAAACCCTCTTTACCTCTGATTGAAAGACGATTTTCTAAGCACTCGCTACAAAGCATCTACAGCAGAAGTGCTACTGAGGTTGCAGCAGGCCTCACCATTTTTACCGATGAGATTAACAGAATTGTCATAGACGATGTCATTACCTGGACATTTCAGACAGAAAGCCCTGTTTTGGAAACTTCTGATTTTGAAAACTTTTTGGTAAAAAAACACAATGGTGTGTTTACCTATTTTTTGGTTTCCTATGAGTTCACTGACCTTACCGATTCCGAAACATTGTATGAAAAAGCCACTTCGTATGTGATTTCCGAAGAATACCTAAGCCTGGAAGGCCTCAACCTGTCTTCCAGAGATGCTTTTGATTGGGTTTTTCCGAATGACGGTGGTGGTACGGGTAGCGGTCCTTGTGACGGTATTTTGGTATATGACCGGTGTAATTTGGGAGGCAATGCGGACGGACACTGGCCGGTTTTGCAAAACGATGGGTTTACCTATTGTAGCGGTAGTCCGCTGTTATATATAGATTTTTCACATTGTGAGAACTACGGTGTTCCGGACAGTCCTGTGGGAGGCCCGTTGGGAGGAGATGATGGCTCCGGAGGAGATCAGCTTATTGGAGGCGGTAGCGGAGGAGGAAGCTCCGGTGGTGATGGAGATACAACGCTTACGGCTCCTGTTGAGTTGGCAGACCCCAGATGTCCTGAGGGAAGTGGAAAGGTGATGATAAATGAAGTATGCGTATGTCCTCCCGACACCAACAAAGTAGAAGATGCGGACGGAAATTGTGTATGCCCGGAAGGCAAGATAGAAACCTATCAGGGAGTATGTGTGGATATACCTTGTGAAGGGGACCCGGTTCCTAATCCTGAAATTGCACCGCAATATGGGCCTTCGGGTACTCAAGGGGCTATGTTTGGAAATGCTTCTAGTGGAGGGTGTAAAAGATATGGAGGAAACCATTGTACTACCCTTAGAAACAAAAAACACGATGGTTTAGATATTAAAAACGCCATAGGAAATCCTGTACATGTGATGTATGATGGTTTTATTTATTCTACCGGATATAGTGATGATTTAGGATACTATATAACAATACAAAGTACCGTAAATGGCAATACGATTTTAATTACTTATGCTCATATGCAGAAGGATAATAGAATTACTCATACTTCCGGTACACCATTAGTATATGTAAAAGCAGGAGATATTATGGGATATCAAGGAGATACAGGAAATATTAAAGGAGCTATCGCCAGAGATGATGTTGATCCTCATGTACATATAGAGGTAAGAAAACACGATGGAAGTGATTCATGGAACTATAAAAATAACTTCAATGTTGTAGACCCAAGAGCTTATCTTTCTACCGTTATTGATAACCAAGGGATATCGCAACCAAATACTAACTGTAATTAA
- a CDS encoding transposase has protein sequence MYKNDGYVRRYSESFKLKVLAELTKGNHSKRQIALTYGIQSSTINVWIKKYDRKDLMNTRVTVQTDDELSRIKALQKELKQLKDLLIKKDLDKLVNDSYLEVAAENLGYKNVEELKKNLNIKP, from the coding sequence ATGTATAAAAATGATGGATATGTAAGACGTTATAGTGAGAGTTTTAAACTCAAAGTATTAGCAGAACTTACCAAAGGAAACCATTCCAAAAGACAAATTGCCTTAACTTACGGCATACAATCTAGTACGATAAACGTATGGATTAAAAAATATGACCGTAAAGATTTAATGAACACCCGTGTAACCGTGCAAACAGACGACGAATTATCCCGTATTAAAGCCCTTCAAAAAGAGCTAAAACAACTCAAAGATCTTCTTATTAAAAAGGATCTAGATAAACTTGTGAATGATAGTTATCTTGAAGTAGCTGCTGAAAATCTTGGCTATAAAAATGTTGAAGAATTAAAAAAAAACTTAAACATAAAGCCTTAA
- a CDS encoding IS3 family transposase: MKSLHNDFRKQNINIGRDQLFRILKENNLLIRRKKYSSKTTNSYHRFYKYKNIIKDLIINRPNQVWASDITYIRTINGFCYLALITDMYSRKIVGYDISDSLELKGCVRALNKAIYQTKNTEEIIHHSDRGIQYCSNVYTQILKRKKIQISMTQENHCYENAMAERVNGILKDEFFLDQTFTNINHAKKATKNAIKLYNNKRLHLSLDYKTPNYVHKNVA, encoded by the coding sequence ATGAAATCCTTACATAATGATTTTAGGAAACAGAATATAAATATAGGTAGAGACCAGTTATTTAGAATCTTAAAAGAAAATAATTTGTTAATTAGAAGGAAAAAATATTCTTCTAAAACAACCAACTCTTACCATCGTTTTTATAAATATAAAAATATCATAAAAGACCTGATCATTAATAGACCTAACCAAGTTTGGGCTTCGGATATTACCTATATAAGAACTATAAATGGATTTTGTTATTTAGCACTTATTACTGATATGTATTCAAGAAAAATAGTAGGCTATGATATTAGTGATAGTTTAGAACTTAAAGGCTGTGTTAGAGCTTTAAATAAAGCTATTTATCAAACTAAAAATACCGAAGAAATCATACATCATTCTGATAGAGGAATACAATATTGTAGCAATGTTTATACTCAAATTTTGAAAAGAAAAAAGATACAAATCAGTATGACCCAAGAAAATCATTGCTACGAAAACGCAATGGCCGAAAGAGTTAACGGAATTTTAAAAGATGAATTCTTCCTCGACCAAACATTTACAAATATCAATCACGCCAAAAAAGCAACAAAAAATGCAATCAAATTATATAATAATAAAAGATTACATTTATCTTTAGATTATAAAACACCTAATTACGTGCACAAAAATGTAGCATAA